From a single Nitrogeniibacter mangrovi genomic region:
- the lspA gene encoding signal peptidase II: protein MKPRFALWVTFAVVVVILDQLTKQLMLNWLHEGDAVPMTDFFSLVLLYNRGAAFSFLAEHSGWQRWFFVGLAGVICLWLLRLTWRHQRERLQPFAFALIIGGAIGNVVDRLWHGAVVDFLYFHAGRYGWPAFNLADSAIFLGVCLMLWAQLRDARRQSAQENHS, encoded by the coding sequence ATGAAGCCCCGCTTCGCCCTGTGGGTCACCTTCGCCGTCGTCGTCGTCATCCTCGATCAGCTCACCAAGCAGCTGATGCTCAACTGGCTGCACGAGGGCGACGCGGTGCCGATGACGGATTTCTTCAGCCTCGTGCTGCTGTACAACCGCGGCGCGGCCTTCAGCTTCCTGGCCGAGCACTCCGGCTGGCAGCGCTGGTTTTTCGTCGGGCTGGCGGGTGTCATCTGCCTGTGGCTGTTGCGCCTGACCTGGCGGCACCAGCGCGAGCGCCTGCAGCCGTTCGCCTTCGCGCTGATCATCGGCGGCGCCATCGGCAACGTGGTCGATCGCCTGTGGCACGGCGCCGTAGTCGATTTTCTGTATTTTCACGCGGGCCGCTATGGCTGGCCCGCCTTCAATCTGGCCGATTCGGCCATCTTTCTGGGGGTGTGCCTGATGCTGTGGGCCCAACTGCGCGACGCGCGCCGCCAATCCGCGCAGGAGAACCACTCGTGA
- a CDS encoding FKBP-type peptidyl-prolyl cis-trans isomerase: MTKIVEPNSLVTLNYRITAESGQPLISTFEGQPATLQLGADEMLPVLEQCFVGLEEGSNHQFKLTPEQAFGPHREDLIEVVARRHMPNEDIEPMSVMEFTAPDGSRYSGLVREIDAEKAVIDFNHPLAGKTIHLEVEIIGIL; encoded by the coding sequence GTGACCAAGATCGTCGAACCGAACAGCCTCGTGACCCTGAACTATCGCATCACGGCGGAAAGCGGCCAGCCCCTGATCAGCACCTTCGAAGGCCAGCCGGCGACGCTGCAGCTGGGCGCCGACGAGATGCTGCCGGTGCTGGAACAGTGTTTCGTGGGGCTCGAGGAAGGCAGCAACCACCAGTTCAAGCTGACGCCGGAGCAAGCCTTCGGCCCGCATCGCGAGGATCTGATCGAGGTCGTGGCCCGCCGGCACATGCCCAACGAGGACATCGAGCCGATGAGTGTCATGGAATTCACCGCCCCCGACGGCTCGCGCTATTCGGGGCTGGTGCGCGAAATCGACGCCGAGAAGGCGGTGATCGACTTCAACCACCCGCTGGCCGGCAAGACCATTCACCTGGAAGTCGAGATCATCGGCATCCTCTGA